A portion of the Chlamydia avium 10DC88 genome contains these proteins:
- the yajC gene encoding preprotein translocase subunit YajC: MLARVCMFLLFISSCSSLLANEDSASGRNTFAQPAIMLGIAILFFYFILWRPEQKRKKAMEKRRNELARGDKVTAMGIVGTIDEIREHTVVLNIASGKIEILKAAISEVLKPDGTKG, encoded by the coding sequence ATGTTAGCTCGTGTATGCATGTTTTTGCTATTTATCAGCAGTTGTTCTTCTCTCTTAGCAAATGAAGATAGTGCTTCTGGAAGGAATACCTTTGCTCAACCTGCTATCATGCTAGGAATTGCTATTTTATTCTTCTACTTCATTTTATGGCGCCCTGAACAAAAACGTAAAAAAGCCATGGAAAAACGAAGAAATGAGCTTGCCCGTGGGGATAAGGTCACAGCTATGGGTATTGTGGGCACCATTGATGAAATTCGTGAACATACCGTAGTTCTTAATATTGCCTCAGGGAAAATTGAAATATTAAAAGCTGCTATTTCCGAAGTATTAAAACCAGACGGAACTAAAGGATAA
- the nqrF gene encoding NADH:ubiquinone reductase (Na(+)-transporting) subunit F codes for MAWLPGLYFVGIASVIFSIIGLMLSGIILIARKLLIKKCPCKLKINNDDSLTKTVNSGSVLLSSLLDSGIAIPSPCGGKATCKQCKVKIVKNADSPLETDLATFSKKQIEQGWRLACQTKVQHDLSLEIEERYLHASSWEGTVISNNNVATFIKELIVSIDPNHPIPFKPGGYLQISVPPYQTQTSDWKQTMDPQYYNDWEKFHLFNTTINNSSLEPNSANKAYSLASYPAELPLIKFNIRIATPPIINDAPNPNIPWGICSSYIFSLKPGDKITVSGPYGESFMQDNARPLIFLIGGAGSSFGRSHILDLLLDKHSQREITLWYGARSLKENIYQEEYENLDKKFPNFHYHLVLSEPLPEDIASGWPKNDPEKTNFLYRAFELGQLSKLSNPEDYLYYVCGPPLHNSSILKLLDNYGVERSSIILDDFGS; via the coding sequence ATGGCTTGGCTTCCAGGTCTATATTTTGTTGGTATTGCAAGTGTAATCTTTTCTATTATAGGCTTGATGCTTTCTGGAATTATTCTCATTGCTCGGAAGCTTCTTATCAAAAAGTGCCCTTGTAAACTAAAAATCAATAATGATGATTCTTTAACAAAAACAGTAAATAGCGGAAGTGTTCTTTTATCCTCACTCTTAGATTCAGGTATAGCTATACCTTCTCCTTGTGGGGGTAAAGCAACTTGCAAACAATGCAAGGTAAAAATTGTAAAAAATGCTGATTCTCCTTTAGAAACAGATCTTGCTACTTTTTCTAAAAAGCAAATAGAACAAGGATGGCGTCTTGCCTGTCAAACTAAAGTTCAACACGATTTAAGTTTAGAAATTGAAGAACGCTACCTACATGCTTCCTCTTGGGAAGGTACAGTAATTTCTAACAACAATGTAGCTACATTTATTAAAGAACTTATTGTTTCCATTGATCCTAATCATCCTATCCCATTTAAGCCTGGGGGATATTTACAAATCAGTGTACCTCCATACCAAACACAAACTTCAGATTGGAAACAAACTATGGATCCCCAATACTACAATGATTGGGAGAAATTCCATTTATTTAACACAACTATTAATAATAGTTCTTTAGAACCAAATTCTGCAAATAAGGCTTATTCATTAGCCTCATATCCTGCAGAGCTTCCTTTAATTAAATTTAATATACGTATTGCTACTCCTCCTATAATTAACGATGCTCCTAACCCCAATATTCCTTGGGGGATATGCTCATCTTACATTTTTTCTTTGAAACCTGGTGATAAAATTACAGTATCAGGTCCCTATGGGGAATCTTTTATGCAAGATAATGCTCGTCCTTTAATTTTTCTTATTGGAGGTGCAGGATCCTCGTTTGGAAGAAGTCATATTTTAGATCTATTATTAGATAAACACTCACAAAGAGAAATCACACTTTGGTATGGGGCTCGTTCTTTAAAAGAAAATATTTACCAAGAAGAATATGAAAATCTAGATAAAAAGTTTCCTAACTTTCATTATCATTTAGTTTTATCAGAACCCCTTCCTGAAGATATTGCCTCTGGTTGGCCAAAAAATGATCCTGAAAAAACAAATTTCTTATATCGAGCTTTTGAGCTTGGGCAGTTAAGTAAGCTAAGCAACCCTGAAGATTACTTATATTATGTATGTGGCCCACCGTTGCATAACAGTAGCATTTTGAAACTTTTAGATAATTATGGAGTTGAGCGCTCTTCAATTATTCTTGATGATTTTGGTAGTTAA
- a CDS encoding FtsK/SpoIIIE family DNA translocase: MAKEQKKSKCSLWPSISCTVKASAYLFLACFSGLSLWSFHNNQPCTQNWIGLLGWSLSSFLLYSFGIASFLIPLYFLWLSFLNFKNTPARIQHRKALAFASIPVCSSILLSMLSPVQTLPQFLDSRLPKIILGMNPPVSYLGGIPFYILYSGQSFCLKHLIGSVGTALIFSFVLFFSVFYLCGGIVLIKKKILQRFLKNKLHSFRHFCKISLKKLLNKQNYLPKPSLKVPSSAPTKTHLRSFPIPTVSLPIKKNEQMNYQNSSNPEDSATFLLTPHPQKRVLPPTNRIQFPSSESKILVLPKSSHSKVIQPSSPSPVLEGKKSELPQYHLLSKSDNIKPETLLEELQKKAVLLQQTLESFGIEAVIGNISFGPTLAAFEVQPNTGVKVQKIKALENDIALNLQASSIRIIAPIPGKAAVGIEIPNPYPQPVNFRDLLEDYQKHHRKLQIPLLLGKKANGENFLADLATMPHLIIAGTTGSGKSVCINTIVMSLIMTSLPSDIKLVIVDPKKVELTGYSQLPHMLTPVITEARDAYSALNWLVKEMELRYEILRFLGLRNIQAFNSRERNLEIEASYDKEIPDKMPFIVGIIDELADLLLSSSQDIETPIIRLAQMARAVGIHLILATQRPSRDVITGLIKANFPSRIAFKVANKVNSQIIIDEPGAENLMGNGDMLVVSPSSFGAIRLQGAYICDEDINKVVKDLCSRFPTKYVIPSFDTYENMVNVDSEERDPLYNQAKNLVLQTGNASTTFLQRKLKIGYARAASLIDQLEEARIIGPSEGAKPRQVLIQMPPQEG, translated from the coding sequence ATGGCGAAAGAACAGAAAAAGTCTAAATGTTCCCTATGGCCTTCAATATCTTGTACAGTAAAAGCTAGTGCTTATTTATTTTTAGCTTGTTTCTCAGGACTAAGCTTATGGAGTTTTCACAATAACCAACCATGTACTCAGAATTGGATTGGTTTATTAGGTTGGTCACTAAGTTCTTTTCTATTATATAGCTTTGGAATAGCTTCTTTTCTGATCCCTCTATATTTTTTGTGGCTATCCTTCTTAAATTTTAAAAATACTCCAGCGAGAATTCAGCATCGTAAAGCGCTTGCATTTGCATCTATTCCTGTCTGCTCTTCGATACTTCTATCTATGTTGTCTCCCGTACAAACTCTTCCTCAATTTTTAGACTCGCGTCTTCCTAAAATAATTCTGGGGATGAATCCTCCGGTTTCTTATTTAGGGGGTATTCCTTTTTATATTCTTTATTCTGGTCAATCTTTTTGCTTAAAGCATTTGATTGGTTCTGTGGGTACAGCACTGATTTTTTCTTTTGTTCTCTTTTTTTCTGTTTTCTATCTTTGCGGAGGAATCGTCTTAATTAAAAAAAAAATACTGCAAAGATTTCTCAAAAACAAATTACATTCTTTTCGTCATTTCTGCAAAATCTCCTTAAAAAAACTCTTAAATAAGCAAAATTATCTCCCTAAACCCTCACTTAAGGTGCCTTCTTCTGCGCCTACAAAAACGCATTTACGTTCATTTCCTATACCTACAGTATCTTTGCCCATTAAGAAAAATGAGCAAATGAATTATCAAAACTCTTCTAATCCTGAGGATTCAGCAACATTTTTATTAACCCCTCACCCTCAAAAACGCGTTTTACCTCCTACAAATAGAATTCAGTTTCCTTCATCAGAATCAAAAATTCTAGTGTTGCCAAAATCCTCACATTCAAAAGTTATTCAACCTTCTTCTCCTTCACCTGTCTTAGAAGGGAAGAAATCTGAATTACCTCAATATCACTTATTGAGTAAGAGCGATAATATCAAACCCGAAACTCTTCTTGAGGAACTTCAGAAAAAAGCTGTTCTTTTGCAACAGACGCTAGAAAGTTTTGGGATCGAGGCAGTAATAGGGAATATTTCTTTTGGTCCAACACTAGCGGCATTTGAGGTTCAACCTAATACAGGAGTAAAGGTTCAGAAAATCAAAGCTTTAGAAAACGATATCGCTTTAAATTTACAAGCCTCGAGCATTCGAATTATTGCACCGATTCCAGGCAAAGCTGCTGTAGGAATTGAAATTCCTAATCCTTATCCTCAACCTGTAAATTTTCGTGATTTACTAGAAGATTATCAAAAACACCATCGTAAGCTACAGATTCCTCTTTTGCTTGGGAAAAAGGCAAATGGGGAGAATTTTTTAGCAGATTTAGCCACAATGCCTCATTTAATTATTGCTGGGACTACTGGCTCAGGAAAATCTGTGTGTATTAACACAATTGTCATGTCATTAATTATGACATCACTCCCTTCGGATATTAAATTAGTGATTGTCGACCCTAAAAAAGTAGAATTAACAGGCTATTCCCAACTTCCTCATATGCTAACCCCAGTCATTACAGAGGCTCGTGATGCCTATAGTGCTTTAAATTGGTTAGTGAAAGAAATGGAATTACGTTATGAAATTTTAAGATTTTTAGGGTTACGTAATATTCAAGCTTTTAATTCTCGTGAACGCAATTTAGAAATAGAAGCTTCCTATGATAAAGAAATCCCTGATAAAATGCCTTTTATTGTTGGGATAATTGATGAATTAGCTGATCTTTTGCTTTCTTCTTCTCAAGATATTGAAACTCCTATTATTCGACTAGCTCAAATGGCGCGAGCTGTGGGTATTCATTTAATTTTAGCTACACAACGTCCTTCTCGAGACGTGATTACGGGTTTAATTAAAGCAAATTTCCCTTCTCGTATTGCATTTAAGGTTGCAAATAAGGTCAATAGTCAAATTATCATTGATGAACCCGGAGCTGAAAATCTCATGGGGAATGGGGACATGTTAGTTGTTTCTCCTTCTTCATTTGGGGCTATTCGTCTACAAGGAGCCTATATTTGTGATGAAGATATTAATAAGGTTGTTAAAGATCTTTGCTCTCGTTTCCCTACAAAATACGTAATCCCTTCATTTGATACTTATGAAAATATGGTTAATGTTGATAGTGAGGAAAGGGATCCTTTGTATAATCAAGCAAAAAACTTAGTTCTTCAGACAGGGAACGCTTCTACTACCTTCTTACAACGGAAATTAAAAATTGGCTATGCTCGAGCTGCGAGCTTAATAGATCAACTTGAAGAAGCAAGAATTATCGGCCCTTCAGAAGGTGCCAAGCCCCGCCAAGTATTAATACAAATGCCTCCACAAGAAGGATAG
- a CDS encoding MBL fold metallo-hydrolase, whose protein sequence is MEGFFSLASSSRGNCAYLGTESCKILIDLGISKQTVTRNLLSMNIHPEDIQAIFVSHEHSDHISGIKSFVRTYNTPIICNLETARSLCQVLDIHPTFKIFSTGSKFSFYDLHIQTFNVPHDAKDPVGFIFHYHQEKLGFCTDLGWITSWIIHELYDCDYLFIESNHDPELVRQSSRPDIYKKRVLSKLGHISNQECGTLLQKILTNRIKKVYLAHLSSESNSPELALSTVCSSIESMTPIVPVVAEKHEVSDPLYFNRSLANV, encoded by the coding sequence ATGGAAGGTTTTTTTTCCTTAGCCTCAAGTTCCAGGGGAAATTGTGCATATCTAGGAACAGAATCTTGTAAGATTCTGATAGATCTGGGAATTAGCAAGCAAACAGTCACTCGGAATCTTCTCTCTATGAACATTCATCCTGAAGATATTCAGGCTATTTTTGTTTCTCACGAGCATTCTGACCATATTTCTGGAATTAAAAGTTTTGTTAGAACATATAATACGCCAATTATTTGCAACTTGGAAACAGCTCGTAGTTTATGTCAGGTTCTAGATATTCATCCGACATTTAAAATTTTCTCTACGGGATCGAAATTTTCTTTTTATGATTTGCATATTCAAACCTTTAACGTCCCTCATGATGCTAAAGATCCTGTAGGTTTTATTTTTCATTATCATCAAGAAAAACTAGGGTTTTGTACTGATTTGGGTTGGATAACTTCATGGATTATTCATGAGCTCTATGATTGTGATTATCTATTTATAGAGTCCAACCATGATCCTGAACTGGTACGACAATCTTCACGTCCGGATATTTATAAAAAACGTGTGTTAAGCAAATTAGGTCATATTTCAAATCAAGAGTGTGGCACCTTATTACAAAAAATTCTTACCAATAGGATAAAGAAGGTGTATTTAGCCCACCTTTCTAGTGAATCGAATTCACCTGAACTTGCGTTATCTACAGTATGTTCTTCCATAGAAAGTATGACACCAATAGTTCCCGTAGTTGCGGAAAAACATGAAGTATCCGATCCCCTTTACTTTAATAGATCTTTAGCAAATGTATGA
- a CDS encoding SET domain-containing protein, which yields MKVMSSSNETIYVSLSHHWQESCPYTVQRACQLLNFQFLPSLTFKDWQVEERVRKLCRKAQKKHLVSPIAKWLGELHKHDLIMPSMPPVAICWINSYIGYGVFARERIPAWAYIGEYTGIVRYRQAIWLDENDYCFRYPLSSGLWKYFTIDSGYQGNFTRFINHSDKPNVEAIGAFQGGLFHIIIRTIQTIEAGEELCYHYGPLYWKHRKKRSEFVPEEE from the coding sequence ATGAAAGTAATGTCTTCTTCAAACGAAACTATTTATGTTTCTCTGAGTCATCACTGGCAAGAAAGCTGTCCTTATACAGTACAGCGAGCATGTCAGCTACTCAATTTTCAATTTCTTCCCTCTCTTACTTTTAAGGATTGGCAAGTAGAGGAACGTGTACGTAAATTATGCCGTAAGGCACAGAAAAAACATTTAGTTTCTCCTATCGCTAAATGGTTAGGAGAGTTGCATAAGCACGACTTAATTATGCCTTCTATGCCTCCGGTTGCCATATGTTGGATTAATTCCTACATTGGTTATGGAGTCTTTGCTCGCGAGAGGATCCCGGCGTGGGCATACATTGGTGAGTACACAGGGATAGTTCGCTATCGTCAAGCCATTTGGCTAGATGAAAACGACTATTGTTTTCGTTATCCTCTTTCCTCTGGATTATGGAAATACTTCACTATTGACAGTGGTTATCAAGGAAACTTTACACGTTTCATTAATCACAGCGATAAACCTAATGTTGAAGCTATCGGAGCTTTCCAAGGCGGATTATTCCATATTATTATACGTACTATACAGACTATAGAAGCTGGAGAGGAACTATGTTATCATTACGGTCCTCTATATTGGAAGCACCGAAAAAAACGTTCAGAATTTGTTCCTGAAGAGGAGTAG
- a CDS encoding YbhB/YbcL family Raf kinase inhibitor-like protein, with product MQLLSPEFSYGQPIPRKYTCQGLDISPPLIFSEVPSETKSLALLVEDPDVPRNIREDGLWIHWIVYNLSPSITNLAEGANIFAIQGLNTSGSIGYQGPCPPDRKHRYFFYLYALDIILSEEENVTKDQLLEAMEGHILETAELMGTYEQS from the coding sequence ATGCAATTACTTTCACCAGAATTTTCTTATGGCCAACCAATTCCGCGGAAATATACGTGCCAAGGACTAGATATTTCTCCTCCCCTAATATTTAGTGAAGTGCCCTCAGAGACAAAAAGCTTGGCACTACTCGTTGAAGATCCTGATGTTCCTAGAAACATAAGAGAAGATGGCTTATGGATACATTGGATTGTATATAATCTTTCCCCCTCTATAACCAATCTAGCTGAAGGTGCGAATATTTTCGCTATTCAAGGGTTGAATACATCAGGAAGTATAGGTTATCAAGGCCCCTGCCCTCCAGATAGAAAACATCGTTACTTTTTTTATCTCTATGCTTTGGATATTATTCTATCAGAAGAAGAGAACGTAACTAAAGATCAGCTGCTCGAAGCTATGGAAGGACATATTTTGGAAACTGCAGAGTTAATGGGAACCTATGAGCAAAGCTAA
- a CDS encoding alanine/glycine:cation symporter family protein: protein MLYFLEKFNSCFISIGIFPIIIFLGGLLTWKLRCLQFTGLKLGFKLMVSNKQSSCGEGQVSRYEVVAGILAGNFGTGNIAGMAVAIACGGPGALVWVWVGTLLGAIVQYSGSFLGVKYRKFHNRVGEFIGGPAACLAYGMGSKFLASLFCIFTIITAFSAGNCVQINCIVPLCSDNTFIKIVLGILIALIVVPVLIGGNHRILRFSAKAIPFIAGFYIISCFIILAQNSAQIFPAVKLILSSAFGVKATVAGLSGYTLTQVLSTGMSRAIMATDCGSGMVSILQSDSRSNNPVMDGLVTLLPPLIVSTVCSITMLVLLVSGAYTSGREGTLMVLHAFTSSLGSLGGGIVIIAMTLFGYTTILTWFACAEKSLAYMIPGKRANLWLKFLYVMITPLGGVIDMRLIWGLADTGFIGMVVLNSIALIALIKDVLETNQQVSLLKLERDCGVETVQR from the coding sequence ATGTTGTATTTTTTAGAAAAATTTAATAGTTGTTTTATTTCGATCGGCATTTTCCCCATAATTATATTTCTTGGCGGATTGCTAACATGGAAATTGCGATGCCTTCAGTTTACCGGTTTAAAACTTGGATTTAAACTTATGGTGAGCAATAAGCAGTCTTCTTGTGGTGAAGGGCAGGTATCTCGTTATGAGGTAGTCGCAGGCATTTTAGCTGGTAATTTCGGAACCGGAAATATTGCAGGTATGGCAGTAGCAATTGCTTGTGGAGGACCAGGAGCTTTAGTGTGGGTGTGGGTAGGAACACTTCTAGGAGCAATTGTCCAGTACTCAGGATCATTTCTAGGAGTGAAGTACCGTAAGTTTCATAATCGGGTGGGCGAGTTTATTGGCGGTCCCGCAGCTTGTTTAGCCTATGGTATGGGAAGTAAATTCCTAGCAAGCTTGTTCTGTATATTCACGATAATAACAGCATTTTCAGCAGGAAATTGTGTGCAAATCAATTGCATAGTGCCTTTATGTAGTGATAATACGTTTATCAAAATTGTCCTTGGCATACTCATAGCATTGATAGTTGTCCCCGTCCTCATCGGTGGGAATCATCGTATTTTGCGGTTCTCAGCAAAAGCGATTCCATTTATAGCAGGCTTTTATATCATCTCTTGTTTCATTATTCTTGCCCAGAATAGTGCACAAATTTTCCCCGCAGTGAAATTGATACTATCTTCTGCATTTGGAGTTAAAGCTACTGTTGCAGGACTCAGTGGCTATACACTGACACAAGTTCTTTCTACAGGGATGAGTCGAGCAATCATGGCTACAGATTGTGGCAGCGGTATGGTTTCTATTCTACAGTCAGATTCACGAAGTAATAATCCCGTTATGGACGGATTAGTTACATTATTACCTCCTCTGATTGTTTCTACTGTTTGTTCAATTACGATGTTGGTTCTTCTCGTCTCTGGGGCATATACATCAGGTCGTGAAGGAACTCTTATGGTTCTACATGCATTTACAAGTAGTCTGGGTTCTTTAGGAGGCGGTATTGTTATTATCGCTATGACCTTATTCGGCTACACAACAATACTAACTTGGTTCGCTTGCGCCGAGAAGAGTTTGGCTTATATGATCCCAGGGAAACGAGCAAATTTATGGTTAAAGTTCCTTTACGTTATGATCACTCCTTTAGGCGGAGTAATAGACATGCGTTTAATTTGGGGACTTGCAGATACAGGATTTATCGGTATGGTAGTTCTAAACTCTATCGCTTTAATTGCCCTAATAAAAGATGTGTTAGAAACAAATCAGCAAGTTTCTCTCCTTAAGTTAGAAAGAGACTGTGGAGTAGAAACTGTACAGCGCTAA
- the ribH gene encoding 6,7-dimethyl-8-ribityllumazine synthase, whose protein sequence is MNVYKGFASARDLRIAIVGSCFHEPIADTLVLGAQQAFLDFGGSQDALTIVRVPGAFEIPCALKKLLTSGVSYGALVACGVLIKGETTHYEHIADQVAARISELSVEYCLPITFSIITAPSKELAWKRAGKNGGTHLGISGMQTALEMANLFTQI, encoded by the coding sequence ATGAATGTATATAAAGGTTTCGCTTCAGCAAGAGATTTACGGATAGCTATTGTAGGTTCTTGTTTTCATGAACCAATTGCTGATACATTAGTTCTGGGGGCTCAGCAAGCATTTCTGGATTTTGGCGGTTCTCAAGATGCTTTAACAATAGTACGTGTTCCTGGAGCTTTTGAAATCCCATGTGCATTGAAGAAGCTTCTTACCTCAGGTGTCTCTTATGGAGCTCTAGTTGCTTGCGGCGTTTTAATTAAAGGAGAAACGACGCACTATGAACATATCGCAGATCAAGTAGCAGCAAGAATTAGTGAGTTATCAGTGGAGTATTGTTTGCCAATCACGTTCTCTATAATTACTGCACCCTCAAAAGAATTAGCTTGGAAACGTGCCGGAAAGAATGGAGGAACTCATTTAGGAATATCTGGAATGCAAACAGCTTTAGAAATGGCCAATCTATTTACACAAATATAA
- a CDS encoding bifunctional 3,4-dihydroxy-2-butanone-4-phosphate synthase/GTP cyclohydrolase II — protein MVKPDNLAEEGCFDSIEQALEDIAEGKFVIVVDEADRENEGDLVIAGEKITVEKMTFLLQHTTGIVCAALDNDRLQQLDIPLISNNQCRYNTPFTLSVDAARGITTGVSAADRTRTVELLSSPHSRPEDFVRPGHFFPLASASGGVLKRAGHTEAALDLMRLSHMQPCGVLAELVNEDHTMMRLPQILEFARKHNFSVISVADLIAYRMLSERLIKLVSSARLPTEYGEFNIHVYESILDGVQHIALVKGDIRGKQDVLVRVHSECLTGDILGSSRCDCGKQLKLAMEFISREEQGVIVYLRGQEGRGIGLGHKVRAYALQDCGYDTVDANLELGFPVDSREYGVGAQILFDLGLTTIRLITHNPHKYYGLQGFGLKIVDRIALPIHMSEDNECYLRTKKERLGHWLDVPLS, from the coding sequence ATGGTAAAGCCTGATAATTTGGCAGAGGAGGGGTGCTTTGATTCTATAGAGCAAGCATTAGAAGATATTGCTGAAGGTAAGTTTGTTATTGTTGTTGATGAAGCAGATAGAGAAAATGAAGGCGATTTAGTAATCGCCGGTGAGAAAATCACCGTTGAAAAGATGACGTTTCTTCTACAACATACCACAGGTATTGTTTGTGCTGCTCTAGATAATGATCGTCTGCAGCAACTAGATATCCCTCTAATTTCTAACAATCAGTGTCGTTATAATACTCCTTTTACTTTATCAGTTGATGCTGCAAGAGGTATTACAACAGGGGTATCAGCAGCAGATAGGACGCGTACAGTTGAATTGTTATCAAGTCCTCATAGTCGTCCTGAAGATTTTGTGCGCCCTGGTCATTTTTTCCCCTTAGCAAGTGCTTCTGGCGGGGTACTAAAGAGAGCAGGACATACAGAAGCAGCTCTTGACCTCATGCGTTTATCTCATATGCAACCTTGTGGAGTCCTGGCTGAGCTTGTCAATGAAGATCATACTATGATGCGTCTGCCTCAGATTCTAGAATTTGCTAGGAAACACAACTTTTCCGTGATTTCTGTAGCAGATTTAATCGCATATCGCATGTTATCCGAAAGACTAATCAAACTAGTTTCTTCTGCGCGTTTGCCTACAGAATATGGAGAGTTCAACATTCATGTCTACGAATCTATATTGGATGGCGTGCAACACATTGCCTTGGTAAAAGGTGATATCAGAGGAAAGCAAGATGTTCTTGTTCGTGTGCATTCCGAGTGTCTTACAGGAGATATTTTGGGATCCTCTCGATGTGATTGTGGGAAGCAGTTGAAATTAGCCATGGAATTCATTTCTCGTGAAGAGCAGGGAGTTATTGTTTATCTTCGTGGGCAAGAAGGTCGAGGTATCGGCTTGGGGCATAAAGTTCGTGCTTATGCCTTACAAGACTGTGGATATGACACCGTAGATGCTAATTTAGAGTTGGGCTTCCCTGTAGATTCTAGAGAATATGGAGTGGGAGCACAGATTCTATTTGATTTGGGTTTAACAACGATCAGATTGATCACCCATAACCCTCATAAATATTATGGTTTGCAAGGATTCGGTTTAAAGATAGTTGATCGTATTGCTTTGCCCATACATATGTCGGAAGATAATGAGTGCTATTTGCGAACAAAAAAAGAACGTTTAGGACATTGGTTGGATGTCCCCTTATCATGA
- the ribD gene encoding bifunctional diaminohydroxyphosphoribosylaminopyrimidine deaminase/5-amino-6-(5-phosphoribosylamino)uracil reductase RibD, with protein sequence MEDFSEQQLFFMRRAIALGEMGKISAPPNPWVGCVIVKHGKIIGEGYHKEKGGPHAESEAIRSSTVSVKGSDMYVTLEPCCHYGSTPPCVDLLIQYGIKHVYVALMDPDPRVSGKGIAALRKAGILVYEGLGKEDAELSLKPYLHQRCYASPWIVIKSASTVDGQVADSSGKSQWITCSEARNDVGKLRAASQAIIVGAQTVIQDNPRLTARTDSGELYFRQPTRIVLDSLGRISPQARMFHTSENALYVTTTLCPEKHVNSFRDRDIEVLVTQPQNLRVNLFELRQYLSNKNILQVVVEGGPVLQTAFIKANLAHAIILYIGGKILGDQRKTIFGDLGLQLDSSKQLLLKSSKIIGNSLRTLWEFV encoded by the coding sequence ATGGAAGATTTCTCTGAGCAACAACTATTTTTTATGCGAAGAGCAATTGCACTTGGCGAAATGGGGAAAATTTCTGCTCCTCCAAATCCTTGGGTGGGTTGTGTAATTGTAAAGCATGGGAAGATTATAGGAGAAGGATATCATAAAGAAAAAGGTGGACCTCATGCAGAAAGCGAGGCCATACGTTCTTCTACAGTTTCTGTAAAGGGCAGCGATATGTATGTGACTTTAGAGCCATGTTGCCATTATGGAAGTACCCCTCCTTGTGTGGATTTATTAATACAATATGGGATAAAACATGTGTATGTTGCACTTATGGATCCTGATCCGCGTGTTTCAGGTAAGGGTATTGCAGCTTTACGAAAAGCAGGAATCCTTGTTTATGAGGGGTTAGGCAAAGAAGATGCTGAGCTTTCATTAAAACCTTATCTTCATCAAAGATGCTATGCATCTCCTTGGATAGTGATTAAAAGTGCCTCTACGGTAGATGGTCAGGTCGCTGATAGCTCGGGGAAATCACAATGGATTACGTGTTCAGAAGCTCGCAATGATGTAGGAAAATTACGAGCAGCTTCTCAGGCAATTATTGTAGGAGCTCAAACAGTAATTCAGGATAATCCGCGGTTGACTGCACGCACAGATTCAGGAGAATTATATTTTAGACAGCCTACGCGTATTGTATTGGATAGTTTAGGGAGGATTTCCCCCCAGGCTCGTATGTTTCATACTTCAGAAAACGCATTGTATGTTACCACAACACTTTGCCCTGAAAAGCATGTAAATAGTTTTCGAGATCGTGATATCGAAGTTTTGGTCACTCAACCTCAGAATCTCAGAGTCAATTTGTTTGAGTTACGTCAATATTTATCAAATAAAAATATTTTACAGGTTGTTGTTGAGGGAGGACCTGTATTGCAGACAGCATTTATAAAAGCAAATTTAGCGCATGCTATTATTTTATATATCGGAGGAAAAATTCTTGGAGATCAAAGAAAAACTATTTTTGGAGATTTAGGATTACAATTAGATTCTTCTAAACAACTTCTTTTAAAATCGTCAAAGATTATAGGAAATTCTTTAAGAACCCTCTGGGAGTTTGTTTAA